A DNA window from Mastomys coucha isolate ucsf_1 unplaced genomic scaffold, UCSF_Mcou_1 pScaffold21, whole genome shotgun sequence contains the following coding sequences:
- the Kcnj11 gene encoding ATP-sensitive inward rectifier potassium channel 11 isoform X1, translating into MLSRKGIIPEEYVLTRLAEDPTEPRYRTRERRARFVSKKGNCNVAHKNIREQGRFLQDVFTTLVDLKWPHTLLIFTMSFLCSWLLFAMVWWLIAFAHGDLASGEGTNVPCITSIHSFSSAFLFSIEVQVTIGFGGRMVTEECPLAILILIVQNIVGLMINAIMLGCIFMKTAQAHRRAETLIFSKHAVITLRHGRLCFMLRVGDLRKSMIISATIHMQVVRKTTSPEGEVVPLHQVDIPMENGVGGNSIFLVAPLIIYHVIDSNSPLYDLAPSDLHHHQDLEIIVILEGVVETTGITTQARTSYLADEILWGQRFVPIVAEEDGRYSVDYSKFGNTVKVPTPLCTARQLDEDRSLLDALTLASSRGPLRKRSVAVAKAKPKFSISPDSLS; encoded by the coding sequence ATGCTGTCCCGAAAGGGCATTATCCCTGAGGAATATGTGCTGACCCGGCTGGCAGAGGACCCTACAGAGCCCAGGTACCGTACTCGGGAGAGGAGAGCCCGCTTCGTGTCCAAGAAAGGCAACTGCAACGTCGCCCACAAGAACATTCGAGAGCAGGGCCGCTTCCTGCAAGATGTGTTCACCACGCTGGTGGACCTCAAATGGCCCCACACGCTGCTCATTTTCACCATGTCCTTCCTGTGCAGCTGGCTGCTCTTCGCCATGGTCTGGTGGCTCATCGCCTTCGCCCACGGTGACCTGGCTTCCGGAGAGGGCACCAATGTGCCCTGCATCACGAGCATCCACTCCTTTTCAtctgccttccttttctccatcGAGGTCCAGGTGACCATTGGTTTTGGCGGGCGCATGGTGACCGAGGAATGTCCCCTGGCCATCCTTATTCTCATTGTGCAGAATATCGTAGGGCTAATGATCAACGCCATCATGCTGGGCTGCATCTTCATGAAAACAGCGCAGGCCCATCGGCGGGCGGAAACCCTCATCTTCAGCAAGCATGCTGTGATCACCCTGCGCCATGGCCGCCTGTGCTTCATGCTTCGCGTAGGGGACCTCCGAAAGAGCATGATCATTAGCGCCACCATCCACATGCAGGTGGTGCGCAAGACCACCAGCCCCGAGGGCGAAGTTGTGCCTCTCCACCAGGTGGACATCCCCATGGAGAATGGCGTGGGTGGTAACAGCATCTTCCTGGTGGCCCCACTCATCATCTACCACGTCATCGACTCCAACAGCCCGCTCTACGACCTGGCTCCTAGCGACCTGCATCATCACCAGGACCTGGAGATCATTGTCATCTTGGAAGGCGTGGTAGAAACCACAGGCATAACCACCCAGGCCCGCACCTCCTATCTAGCTGACGAAATTCTATGGGGGCAACGCTTTGTCCCCATTGTGGCCGAGGAGGATGGCCGCTATTCTGTGGACTACTCCAAATTTGGTAACACCGTTAAAGTGCCCACACCACTCTGCACAGCCCGCCAGCTTGATGAGGACCGCAGCCTGCTGGATGCCCTGACCCTCGCCTCTTCGCGAGGGCCCCTGCGCAAGCGCAGTGTGGCTGTGGCGAAGGCCAAGCCCAAGTTTAGCATCTCTCCGGATTCCTTGTCCTGA
- the Kcnj11 gene encoding ATP-sensitive inward rectifier potassium channel 11 isoform X2 — protein sequence MLSRKGIIPEEYVLTRLAEDPTEPSWLLFAMVWWLIAFAHGDLASGEGTNVPCITSIHSFSSAFLFSIEVQVTIGFGGRMVTEECPLAILILIVQNIVGLMINAIMLGCIFMKTAQAHRRAETLIFSKHAVITLRHGRLCFMLRVGDLRKSMIISATIHMQVVRKTTSPEGEVVPLHQVDIPMENGVGGNSIFLVAPLIIYHVIDSNSPLYDLAPSDLHHHQDLEIIVILEGVVETTGITTQARTSYLADEILWGQRFVPIVAEEDGRYSVDYSKFGNTVKVPTPLCTARQLDEDRSLLDALTLASSRGPLRKRSVAVAKAKPKFSISPDSLS from the exons ATGCTGTCCCGAAAGGGCATTATCCCTGAGGAATATGTGCTGACCCGGCTGGCAGAGGACCCTACAGAGCCCAG CTGGCTGCTCTTCGCCATGGTCTGGTGGCTCATCGCCTTCGCCCACGGTGACCTGGCTTCCGGAGAGGGCACCAATGTGCCCTGCATCACGAGCATCCACTCCTTTTCAtctgccttccttttctccatcGAGGTCCAGGTGACCATTGGTTTTGGCGGGCGCATGGTGACCGAGGAATGTCCCCTGGCCATCCTTATTCTCATTGTGCAGAATATCGTAGGGCTAATGATCAACGCCATCATGCTGGGCTGCATCTTCATGAAAACAGCGCAGGCCCATCGGCGGGCGGAAACCCTCATCTTCAGCAAGCATGCTGTGATCACCCTGCGCCATGGCCGCCTGTGCTTCATGCTTCGCGTAGGGGACCTCCGAAAGAGCATGATCATTAGCGCCACCATCCACATGCAGGTGGTGCGCAAGACCACCAGCCCCGAGGGCGAAGTTGTGCCTCTCCACCAGGTGGACATCCCCATGGAGAATGGCGTGGGTGGTAACAGCATCTTCCTGGTGGCCCCACTCATCATCTACCACGTCATCGACTCCAACAGCCCGCTCTACGACCTGGCTCCTAGCGACCTGCATCATCACCAGGACCTGGAGATCATTGTCATCTTGGAAGGCGTGGTAGAAACCACAGGCATAACCACCCAGGCCCGCACCTCCTATCTAGCTGACGAAATTCTATGGGGGCAACGCTTTGTCCCCATTGTGGCCGAGGAGGATGGCCGCTATTCTGTGGACTACTCCAAATTTGGTAACACCGTTAAAGTGCCCACACCACTCTGCACAGCCCGCCAGCTTGATGAGGACCGCAGCCTGCTGGATGCCCTGACCCTCGCCTCTTCGCGAGGGCCCCTGCGCAAGCGCAGTGTGGCTGTGGCGAAGGCCAAGCCCAAGTTTAGCATCTCTCCGGATTCCTTGTCCTGA